From a single Micromonospora pallida genomic region:
- a CDS encoding tyrosine-type recombinase/integrase has translation MSSYSVRIHAILTNELSGKKKSYTVRWKVADKPFRNTFATRALAESFRSKLVVAQREGTAFDEKTGLPEPMARELNSRSWYDLAVAFVDMKWPRAAATQRKSIADALTTVTPALLATSRGVPDEAEIRHALYTWVFNKQQRDRDKGVPPSELAPAVRWLAANTLPLTDVANPATIRKALDLLTTRIDGGPAAANTVARKRAVFYSALKYAVELRYLDAHPMDFIQWRAPKNTDQVDRKVVVNPEQARSLLAAVRERDPRLEGFFACMYFAALRPSEVIHLRADECDLPEEGWGWLHLSGSTQQVGEDWSDGGTSLEDRELKHRAKKATRDVPACPELVRILRHHLREHCRNANGRMFNAAGARVAPVSKSTYLRAWRQAREAALTPAQQRSPLAHRPYDLRHAAVSLWLNAGVPATQVAQWAGHSVHVLLKVYASCIDGQDEAARKRIEGALGTEEAE, from the coding sequence TTGAGCAGTTACAGCGTCCGGATTCACGCGATCCTGACCAACGAACTGTCCGGCAAGAAGAAGTCATACACGGTCCGGTGGAAGGTCGCTGACAAGCCCTTCCGGAACACGTTCGCAACCCGGGCACTCGCGGAAAGCTTCCGGTCAAAACTGGTCGTGGCGCAGCGGGAAGGTACGGCGTTCGACGAAAAGACCGGGCTGCCCGAACCGATGGCCCGGGAACTGAACAGCCGGAGTTGGTACGACCTGGCCGTGGCGTTCGTGGACATGAAGTGGCCACGTGCCGCCGCGACTCAGCGCAAGAGCATTGCCGACGCGCTCACCACCGTCACGCCCGCACTGCTCGCCACGTCGCGTGGGGTACCCGACGAAGCGGAGATACGCCACGCTCTCTACACCTGGGTCTTCAACAAGCAGCAGCGAGACCGGGACAAGGGCGTACCGCCGAGCGAGCTTGCGCCGGCTGTGCGGTGGCTCGCCGCGAACACGCTGCCACTGACGGACGTAGCAAATCCGGCGACCATCCGGAAGGCGCTCGACCTGCTGACCACCAGGATTGACGGTGGTCCGGCCGCCGCTAACACGGTGGCAAGAAAGCGTGCAGTCTTCTACAGCGCGTTGAAATACGCCGTCGAACTGCGCTATCTCGACGCACACCCGATGGACTTCATTCAGTGGCGAGCACCGAAGAACACCGACCAGGTCGACCGGAAGGTGGTGGTTAATCCCGAGCAGGCCCGGTCACTGCTCGCAGCGGTTCGGGAGCGGGACCCGCGCTTGGAAGGGTTCTTCGCCTGCATGTACTTCGCCGCCCTGCGCCCTTCCGAGGTGATCCACCTACGGGCCGACGAATGCGACCTACCCGAAGAGGGATGGGGGTGGCTTCACCTCAGCGGATCGACGCAGCAGGTTGGCGAGGATTGGAGCGATGGCGGCACGTCGCTCGAAGACCGCGAACTGAAGCACCGAGCAAAGAAGGCGACCCGCGACGTACCGGCCTGCCCCGAGTTGGTTCGCATCCTGCGGCACCACCTACGGGAGCACTGCCGGAACGCCAACGGCCGGATGTTCAATGCCGCTGGTGCCAGGGTGGCCCCGGTGTCGAAGAGCACCTACCTGCGCGCCTGGCGGCAAGCGCGCGAGGCAGCGCTGACACCCGCGCAGCAGCGGTCACCGCTGGCGCACCGGCCGTACGACCTGCGGCACGCCGCTGTGTCGCTCTGGCTCAACGCTGGCGTACCGGCGACGCAGGTAGCGCAGTGGGCCGGGCACAGCGTGCACGTGCTGTTGAAGGTCTACGCCTCGTGCATCGACGGACAGGATGAGGCAGCCCGGAAGCGCATCGAGGGGGCGTTGGGCACCGAGGAAGCCGAGTAG
- a CDS encoding transketolase — protein MTVTVASAPVVPGPVAPLLRRIAAAQEGDLGPKTYSTIDVLWVLYDRILQISPERLDDPDRDRFLLSKGHAVAGYYAVLAAKGFVPPDWLDDAYGPGSRLGGHPDRVLVPGVEIGSGSLGHGLGLGVGTALGLRAQGLLTPRVYVLLGDAELDEGANHEAIAYAGATGLAGLTAIVVDNRSATHGWPGGIAARFTVNGWQATTVDGRDHDALYAALTGHDHHRPHVVVAVIDEKE, from the coding sequence ATGACCGTCACCGTCGCCAGTGCCCCCGTCGTCCCGGGCCCGGTCGCGCCGCTGCTGCGCCGGATCGCCGCCGCGCAGGAGGGCGACCTCGGCCCGAAGACGTACTCCACCATCGATGTCCTCTGGGTGCTCTACGACCGGATCCTACAAATCTCCCCGGAGCGGCTGGACGACCCGGACCGGGACCGCTTCCTCCTCTCCAAGGGGCACGCTGTCGCCGGCTACTACGCGGTGCTGGCCGCTAAGGGGTTCGTCCCGCCGGACTGGCTGGACGACGCCTACGGTCCGGGAAGCCGCCTCGGCGGCCACCCGGACCGGGTCCTGGTACCGGGTGTCGAGATCGGGTCCGGGTCGCTCGGCCACGGGCTCGGCCTGGGCGTGGGCACTGCGCTCGGCCTGCGCGCGCAGGGCCTGCTCACCCCGAGGGTGTACGTGCTGCTCGGCGACGCCGAACTCGACGAGGGCGCCAACCACGAGGCGATCGCGTACGCGGGGGCGACGGGGCTGGCCGGGCTGACCGCGATCGTGGTGGACAACCGGTCCGCCACGCACGGCTGGCCCGGCGGGATCGCCGCCCGGTTCACCGTCAACGGCTGGCAGGCGACCACCGTCGACGGCCGGGACCACGACGCCCTGTACGCCGCCCTGACCGGGCACGACCACCACCGGCCGCACGTCGTCGTCGCGGTCATCGACGAGAAGGAGTAG
- the soxR gene encoding redox-sensitive transcriptional activator SoxR, which translates to MQESLTIGQLSARSGVAASALRYYERLGLIHAERTGGNQRRYPRAELRRVAFIRIAQQVGVSLDEIREALDSLPDGRTPSAQDWARISATWRNRLDEKIRLISKLRDDLTGCIGCGCLSLQRCTLNNPSDRLAGEGSGARLLLPRP; encoded by the coding sequence ATGCAGGAGTCCCTCACCATCGGCCAGCTCTCCGCCCGGAGCGGGGTGGCCGCCTCAGCCCTGCGCTACTACGAGCGGCTCGGCCTCATCCACGCCGAACGCACCGGCGGCAACCAGCGCCGCTACCCCCGTGCCGAACTTCGCCGGGTGGCGTTCATCCGGATCGCCCAGCAGGTCGGCGTCTCCCTCGACGAGATCCGCGAGGCACTGGACTCGCTGCCCGACGGGCGTACCCCGAGCGCGCAGGACTGGGCCCGGATCTCCGCCACCTGGCGCAACCGGCTGGACGAGAAGATCCGACTGATCAGCAAGCTGCGGGACGACCTCACCGGCTGCATCGGCTGCGGCTGCCTGTCGTTGCAGCGCTGCACTCTGAACAACCCGTCGGACCGGCTGGCCGGCGAGGGGTCGGGCGCACGTCTGCTGCTGCCCCGCCCCTGA
- a CDS encoding NAD(P)H-quinone oxidoreductase: MRAITIPEPGGPDALRWTEVPDPEPGPGEVVVEVRASAVNRADLLQRQGHYPPPPDASAYPGLECSGVVAATAPDVTDWRVGQEVCALLAGGGYAERVAVPAGQLLPVPAGVDPVDAAALPEVACTVWSNVVQLARLAAGETLLVHGGGSGIGTFAIQLGAALGATVVVTARAAKHGRLRELGAAHTIDYREQDFVEEVRRITDGRGADVILDIMGAAYLGRNVTALATGGRLAVIGMQGGRKAELDLGMLLAKRASVTATALRSRPVAEKAAIVRGVREQVWPLVESGRIRPVVDRRMSMSDAAGAHRLVESSDHLGKVLLVTG, encoded by the coding sequence ATGCGTGCGATCACGATCCCGGAGCCCGGTGGACCCGATGCCCTGCGCTGGACCGAGGTGCCCGACCCGGAGCCCGGCCCCGGCGAGGTGGTCGTCGAGGTACGGGCCAGCGCGGTGAACCGGGCGGACCTGCTGCAACGGCAGGGGCACTACCCACCGCCGCCGGACGCGTCGGCGTACCCGGGTCTGGAGTGCTCCGGGGTGGTCGCCGCGACCGCTCCGGACGTGACCGACTGGCGGGTGGGCCAGGAGGTCTGTGCGCTGCTGGCCGGCGGCGGGTACGCCGAGCGGGTCGCCGTACCGGCCGGGCAGCTCCTGCCGGTGCCGGCCGGCGTCGACCCGGTCGACGCCGCGGCGCTGCCCGAGGTGGCCTGCACGGTCTGGTCGAACGTCGTCCAGCTCGCCCGGCTGGCGGCCGGCGAGACGCTGCTGGTGCACGGCGGCGGCAGTGGCATCGGTACCTTCGCCATCCAGCTCGGTGCGGCGCTCGGCGCGACGGTGGTGGTGACCGCCCGCGCCGCCAAGCACGGGCGGCTGCGCGAGCTGGGGGCGGCGCACACCATCGACTACCGGGAGCAGGACTTCGTCGAGGAGGTGCGTCGGATCACCGACGGCCGGGGCGCGGACGTCATCCTCGACATCATGGGCGCGGCCTACCTCGGGCGGAATGTAACGGCGCTGGCGACCGGCGGCCGGCTGGCGGTGATCGGTATGCAGGGCGGGCGGAAGGCCGAACTCGACCTGGGCATGCTGCTGGCCAAGCGGGCCTCGGTGACCGCGACGGCGCTGCGTTCCCGGCCGGTCGCGGAGAAGGCGGCGATCGTCCGGGGCGTACGGGAGCAGGTCTGGCCGCTGGTGGAGTCGGGCCGGATCCGACCGGTGGTGGACCGGCGGATGTCGATGTCCGACGCGGCCGGGGCACACCGGCTGGTGGAGTCCAGCGACCACCTGGGCAAGGTGCTGCTGGTCACCGGCTGA
- a CDS encoding GGDEF domain-containing protein yields the protein MRTTLAATALGTATIGLAAGWLTAHHRLRAQLDAARHDATHDPLTGAHNRAGLTATADPLITTAHHAGRPVVVALIDLVGFKQVNDTHGHDAGDHILTTVAARLATIAGPVGIAARLGGDEFALITTGPAPRHHDADVWLNGWLPHIHARLTTPVNHHSRTLAVGATIGATLAHPDQPINVWLTTADQAMYAARARRTTTATATGPAPTTARAISRPRDRARPTSRLGTVPLAA from the coding sequence ATGCGGACCACGCTCGCCGCGACCGCCCTCGGCACCGCCACCATCGGACTCGCCGCCGGATGGCTCACCGCCCACCACCGGCTACGCGCCCAGCTCGACGCCGCCCGCCACGACGCCACCCACGACCCGCTCACCGGAGCCCACAACCGCGCCGGCCTCACCGCCACCGCCGACCCGCTCATCACCACCGCCCACCACGCCGGCCGCCCCGTCGTCGTCGCCCTCATCGACCTCGTCGGCTTCAAGCAGGTGAACGACACCCACGGCCACGACGCCGGAGACCACATCCTCACCACCGTTGCCGCCCGACTCGCCACCATCGCCGGCCCGGTCGGCATCGCCGCCCGCCTCGGCGGCGACGAATTCGCCCTCATCACCACCGGCCCCGCGCCCCGCCACCACGACGCCGACGTATGGCTGAACGGATGGCTGCCCCACATCCACGCCCGACTCACCACCCCCGTCAACCACCACAGCCGAACCCTGGCCGTCGGCGCGACCATCGGAGCCACCCTCGCCCACCCCGACCAGCCCATCAACGTGTGGCTCACCACCGCCGACCAAGCCATGTACGCCGCACGCGCCCGGCGCACCACCACCGCCACCGCGACCGGCCCCGCGCCCACCACCGCCCGTGCCATCAGCCGGCCCCGTGACCGCGCCCGCCCTACTAGCCGACTCGGCACCGTCCCTCTCGCCGCCTGA
- a CDS encoding bifunctional DNA primase/polymerase — translation MPDPSPLLAAALDYAARGWPVFMLARSKRPVANCPSCADPDPGHDREACPCLTCHGFYAATTDPDRVAAIVDAVPAGQLALRTGAASGTVVVDVDPAHGGRDTMNALIERGLLPPTAYVATGSNGLHLYYRHPGGPVPCSQGKPGQGLGPGIDVKADGGYVVLPPSVHPRTGRPYRWAPDKAMEEMPSALVTACRPAAPTPPPTLPHSPTSTRPAGASPSLTGCWPRTCKRSLTPRREAAAPPSTARYAA, via the coding sequence ATGCCCGACCCGTCTCCGCTGCTCGCCGCCGCCCTGGACTACGCCGCCCGTGGCTGGCCGGTGTTCATGCTCGCCCGGTCGAAACGGCCCGTTGCCAACTGCCCGTCCTGCGCCGACCCCGATCCCGGCCACGACCGGGAAGCCTGCCCGTGCCTGACCTGTCACGGGTTCTACGCCGCCACCACCGACCCCGACCGGGTCGCCGCCATCGTTGACGCCGTGCCCGCCGGGCAACTTGCCCTGCGGACTGGTGCCGCGTCCGGCACCGTCGTGGTCGACGTCGACCCCGCCCACGGTGGCCGGGACACCATGAACGCGCTCATCGAGCGCGGGTTGCTGCCGCCCACCGCGTACGTGGCGACCGGGTCCAATGGCCTGCACCTCTACTACCGCCACCCCGGCGGCCCGGTGCCATGCAGTCAGGGCAAGCCAGGACAGGGACTCGGTCCCGGCATCGACGTGAAAGCCGACGGCGGGTACGTGGTACTTCCGCCCAGCGTGCACCCGCGCACGGGCCGCCCGTACCGGTGGGCACCGGACAAGGCGATGGAGGAGATGCCCTCCGCGCTGGTGACGGCCTGCCGACCGGCCGCGCCGACACCACCGCCGACCCTGCCGCACTCACCGACCAGCACTCGCCCGGCGGGGGCATCTCCTTCCCTGACCGGCTGTTGGCCGCGCACCTGCAAGCGGTCGCTGACGCCCCGGAGGGAAGCCGCCGCACCACCCTCTACGGCGCGGTACGCGGCGTAG
- a CDS encoding helix-turn-helix transcriptional regulator has product MTTRPKRTTPTGNLLTLAEVLDELRVPRSTFFRWKATGRAPRTIKYPNGSLYVRRRDLDTWLNDHEEAA; this is encoded by the coding sequence GTGACCACCCGCCCGAAGCGCACCACCCCCACCGGCAACCTTCTCACCCTCGCCGAAGTCCTGGACGAACTCCGTGTACCCCGGTCGACCTTCTTCCGCTGGAAGGCCACCGGCCGCGCACCCCGAACCATCAAGTACCCGAACGGCAGCCTGTACGTCCGCCGCCGCGACCTCGACACCTGGCTGAACGATCACGAGGAGGCCGCTTGA
- a CDS encoding DUF3631 domain-containing protein, translating into MNQPISTTDQPNDGAAILDALHACLTKYVILPCAEAVDAVALWVAATHAQPAWAHAPRLVIRAPEKRCGKSRLLDVVEATCYAPLITVNASPAAVYRAIGTDDPPTLLVDEADTIFGAAADTNEDLRGLLNAGHQRNRPAIRWDAAAQKVEKIPTFSMAALAGIGAMPDTIEDRAVVIRMRRRAPGETVAPYRHRRDSPALRELARQLTGWLRANMRDLETAEPTMPVEDRAADTWEPLVAVADLAGGTWPDRARRACETLTAERDGTAVPSDRIRLLADCHTAFRTAGVVDNQGRRAIPSTILLDKLRADPEAPWAEYGKNGAGLTAMKLGQLLAEYEIRSTNIRFGTPYGQVKGYYQADFTDAWRRYCPGPEMVPEEDPSQPSQPSPPSSAPGRVIPLGRLKPSHPAEHTTTAGTA; encoded by the coding sequence ATGAACCAGCCCATCAGCACCACCGACCAGCCCAACGACGGCGCAGCGATCCTCGACGCCCTACACGCCTGCCTCACGAAGTACGTGATCCTGCCCTGCGCGGAGGCGGTCGACGCCGTGGCGCTGTGGGTGGCCGCGACCCACGCCCAACCCGCGTGGGCACACGCGCCCCGACTGGTCATCCGCGCACCCGAGAAACGGTGCGGGAAGTCCCGACTGCTCGACGTGGTCGAGGCAACCTGCTACGCGCCGCTGATCACCGTCAACGCCAGTCCCGCCGCTGTATACCGGGCGATCGGGACCGACGATCCGCCGACCCTGCTCGTGGACGAAGCGGACACCATCTTCGGTGCCGCCGCCGACACGAACGAAGACCTACGCGGCCTGCTCAACGCCGGTCACCAGCGCAACCGGCCCGCGATCCGGTGGGACGCCGCCGCGCAGAAGGTCGAGAAGATCCCCACCTTCTCCATGGCCGCACTCGCCGGTATCGGCGCGATGCCCGACACCATCGAAGACCGCGCCGTCGTCATCCGCATGCGCCGCCGTGCACCCGGCGAAACCGTGGCCCCCTACCGGCACCGCCGTGACAGCCCCGCCCTACGCGAACTCGCCCGACAGCTCACCGGGTGGCTACGGGCGAACATGCGTGACCTGGAAACCGCGGAACCGACCATGCCGGTAGAGGACCGGGCCGCCGACACCTGGGAACCCCTCGTGGCCGTGGCCGACCTCGCCGGGGGAACCTGGCCCGACCGGGCACGCCGTGCCTGCGAAACCCTCACGGCCGAACGCGACGGAACCGCCGTGCCCTCCGACCGGATTCGCCTGCTGGCCGACTGCCACACGGCGTTCCGGACGGCCGGGGTGGTGGACAACCAGGGACGCCGGGCGATCCCCAGCACCATCCTGCTCGACAAGCTGCGGGCCGACCCCGAAGCGCCATGGGCCGAGTACGGCAAGAACGGTGCCGGACTCACCGCGATGAAACTCGGTCAACTACTGGCCGAATACGAGATCCGCTCCACCAACATCCGCTTCGGCACGCCATACGGGCAGGTCAAGGGCTACTACCAAGCCGATTTCACCGACGCGTGGCGACGCTACTGCCCCGGCCCGGAGATGGTGCCCGAGGAGGACCCGTCCCAGCCGTCCCAGCCGTCCCCGCCCAGCTCAGCCCCGGGACGGGTCATCCCCCTGGGACGGCTCAAGCCGTCCCACCCGGCCGAGCACACCACCACCGCCGGGACGGCTTAA
- a CDS encoding AAA family ATPase, with translation MWDTPSVVLITGIMAAGKSTVAELLARRLPRAVHLRGDVFRRMVVSGRAEMTATPSDEAWRQLRLRYDLAASTADRYAAAGFTVVCQDVILGADLAAMVERIRHRPLAVVVLVPCPEVVAARERDRPKKGYGDWPVADLDAEFRADTPRIGLWLDTSEQTPEQTVTEILTGAWAEGRIG, from the coding sequence GTGTGGGACACCCCGTCGGTGGTGCTGATCACCGGAATCATGGCGGCCGGTAAGTCCACAGTGGCCGAGCTGCTGGCCCGTCGGCTGCCGCGCGCGGTGCACCTGCGCGGGGACGTCTTCCGCCGGATGGTGGTCAGCGGGCGGGCGGAGATGACCGCCACCCCGTCCGACGAGGCGTGGCGGCAGCTCCGGCTCCGCTACGACCTCGCCGCGTCGACCGCCGACCGGTACGCCGCCGCCGGGTTCACCGTGGTCTGCCAGGACGTGATCCTCGGTGCGGACCTGGCGGCCATGGTCGAGCGGATCCGGCATCGGCCGCTGGCCGTCGTGGTGCTCGTGCCCTGTCCAGAGGTGGTCGCCGCCCGCGAGCGGGATCGGCCCAAGAAGGGGTACGGCGACTGGCCGGTCGCCGACCTGGACGCCGAGTTCCGGGCTGACACGCCTCGCATCGGGCTCTGGCTGGACACCTCCGAGCAGACACCGGAGCAGACGGTTACGGAGATCCTGACCGGGGCGTGGGCCGAGGGGCGGATCGGGTAA